In Pseudomonas sp. MYb327, one DNA window encodes the following:
- the ureG gene encoding urease accessory protein UreG encodes MNTQPLRVGIGGPVGSGKTALTLALCLALRDRYNLAVVTNDIYTREDADFLVRNEALAPERIIGVETGGCPHTAIREDASINLEAVDQLNRRFPGLDLILVESGGDNLSATFSPELSDLTIYVIDVSAGDKLPRKGGPGICKSDLLVINKIDLAPLVGASLTLMDSDTTRMRNGKPFVFSNQKTGQGLEDIIAFIERQGLLTAA; translated from the coding sequence ATGAACACACAACCTCTGCGCGTCGGCATCGGCGGCCCGGTCGGCTCCGGCAAAACCGCCCTGACCCTGGCCCTGTGCCTGGCCCTGCGCGACCGTTACAACCTGGCCGTCGTGACCAACGACATCTACACCCGCGAAGACGCCGACTTTCTGGTGCGTAACGAAGCGCTGGCGCCGGAGCGCATCATCGGCGTCGAAACCGGCGGTTGCCCGCACACTGCCATCCGCGAAGACGCCTCGATCAACCTCGAAGCCGTGGACCAGCTCAACCGCCGCTTTCCGGGGCTGGACCTGATTCTGGTGGAGTCCGGTGGCGACAACCTCTCGGCGACTTTCAGTCCCGAACTGTCCGACCTGACCATCTACGTGATTGACGTCTCCGCCGGCGACAAGTTACCGCGCAAGGGCGGACCGGGTATCTGCAAATCCGATTTGCTGGTGATCAACAAGATCGACCTCGCGCCGTTGGTGGGAGCGTCGTTGACGCTAATGGACAGCGACACCACGCGCATGCGCAACGGCAAGCCATTCGTCTTCAGCAACCAGAAAACCGGCCAGGGTCTGGAGGACATCATTGCCTTCATCGAACGCCAGGGTCTGCTGACCGCCGCCTGA
- a CDS encoding urease accessory protein UreF: MNPAWALLRLASPQLPIGGYSYSQGLEMAVENGRVHDPDSARRWISDQLLLNLARFEAPLLLAHCVAAAEENWSELLQRCEDHRASRETRELHQESRQMGYSLQQLLNGLPELDAPARAFLEQRPEPHLALGWALAARAWQINPQDALAAWLWSWLENQLAVLMKTLPLGQQAAQRLTSELLPLLQQAQQNATRIHPEHFGSAAFGLSLACMAHERQYSRLFRS, translated from the coding sequence ATGAACCCGGCCTGGGCGCTATTGCGTCTGGCCAGTCCGCAATTGCCGATTGGCGGCTACAGCTATTCCCAGGGCCTGGAGATGGCGGTGGAGAACGGTCGCGTGCACGACCCCGACAGCGCGCGGCGCTGGATCAGCGATCAATTGCTGCTGAACCTGGCGCGCTTCGAGGCTCCGCTGCTGCTCGCCCATTGCGTGGCCGCCGCCGAGGAAAACTGGAGCGAACTGCTGCAGCGCTGCGAAGATCACCGCGCCAGCCGGGAAACCCGCGAGCTGCATCAGGAGAGCCGCCAGATGGGCTATTCCCTGCAACAACTGCTCAACGGTTTGCCGGAACTGGACGCGCCGGCCCGCGCCTTCCTCGAACAACGCCCGGAACCGCATCTGGCCCTCGGCTGGGCGCTGGCCGCTCGTGCCTGGCAGATCAACCCGCAGGATGCACTGGCCGCGTGGCTCTGGAGCTGGCTGGAAAACCAATTGGCAGTACTGATGAAAACCCTGCCGCTGGGCCAGCAAGCCGCCCAGCGCCTGACCAGCGAACTGCTGCCGCTGCTGCAACAAGCCCAGCAAAACGCCACCCGAATCCACCCCGAACACTTTGGCAGCGCCGCTTTCGGCCTGTCCCTGGCGTGTATGGCCCACGAGCGCCAGTACAGCCGCCTCTTCCGTTCCTAG
- a CDS encoding TetR family transcriptional regulator, with protein sequence MLPRAEQKQQTRNALMDAARHLMEGGRGFGSLSLREVAKTAGIVPTGFYRHFADMDQLGLVLVSEVGQTFRETIRLVRHNEFVMGGIIDASVRIFLDVVSANRSQFLFLAREQYGGSLPVRLAIGRLRENISSDLAADLSLMPKLQHLDIAGLSVMADLIVKSVFATLPDIIDPPAEALPEHLTPQAKITQQLRFIFIGLKHWQGLGSTE encoded by the coding sequence ATGCTGCCCCGCGCCGAACAGAAACAACAGACCCGAAACGCCCTGATGGACGCTGCCCGCCATTTGATGGAAGGCGGCCGAGGATTCGGCAGCCTGAGCCTGCGCGAAGTGGCGAAAACGGCCGGGATCGTCCCTACCGGTTTCTACCGGCATTTCGCCGATATGGATCAGTTGGGCCTGGTGCTGGTGAGTGAAGTCGGCCAGACCTTCCGCGAAACCATCCGCCTGGTGCGACACAACGAGTTCGTGATGGGCGGCATCATTGATGCGTCGGTGCGGATCTTTCTCGACGTGGTATCGGCCAACCGTTCGCAATTTCTGTTTCTCGCCCGCGAACAGTACGGCGGCTCGTTGCCGGTGCGGCTGGCCATCGGCCGTCTGCGCGAAAACATCAGCTCGGACCTGGCGGCCGATTTGTCGTTGATGCCGAAACTGCAACACCTGGACATCGCCGGCCTGAGTGTCATGGCGGACCTGATCGTCAAAAGCGTTTTCGCTACATTGCCGGACATCATCGACCCGCCGGCCGAGGCGTTGCCTGAGCATTTGACACCCCAGGCGAAGATTACCCAGCAGCTGCGGTTTATCTTTATTGGGTTGAAGCATTGGCAAGGGCTCGGCAGTACCGAGTGA
- the ureE gene encoding urease accessory protein UreE, whose amino-acid sequence MLVIHRRIDPQPVWAAELHLTFEARSKSRLRCFSAEGEDVGLFLERGQPPLHDGECLQAEDGRIVRVCARPEQLLHVTCANAFELTRAAYHLGNRHVALQVGDGWLRLLDDYVLKAMLEQLGATTEHIEAPFQPEHGAYGGGHHHSRHGDEDFNYPPKLHQFGVRP is encoded by the coding sequence ATGCTGGTGATTCATCGCAGAATCGACCCTCAACCCGTCTGGGCCGCCGAGTTGCACCTGACCTTCGAAGCCCGGAGCAAGAGTCGTTTGCGCTGTTTCAGTGCCGAGGGCGAAGACGTCGGTTTGTTTTTGGAGCGCGGGCAACCGCCACTGCATGACGGCGAATGCCTGCAAGCCGAAGACGGGCGCATCGTGCGCGTTTGCGCCCGACCCGAACAACTGTTGCACGTCACCTGCGCCAATGCCTTCGAACTGACCCGCGCCGCCTATCACTTGGGCAATCGCCACGTCGCCCTGCAAGTCGGCGATGGCTGGTTGCGCCTGCTCGATGATTACGTGCTCAAGGCCATGCTCGAGCAACTGGGCGCCACCACCGAACACATCGAAGCCCCGTTCCAGCCGGAACACGGCGCTTACGGCGGCGGTCATCACCACTCGCGCCACGGCGATGAAGATTTCAACTACCCGCCAAAATTGCACCAGTTCGGCGTGCGTCCATGA